TATGTGATCGCCACTGCTATCTCGAACTTCCTCTTGTCTATGACCCTCGCTGCGTTCTCCAGTACCCTCACCCTCTCTCGCCATGGCGTCCCGCTCCATAGCTCGAACCCGGCCTTGGCCTCTGCGATTGCCTCCCTGGCGTGCTCGCGGGTGCCAACCTGGAAACTTCCGACGACTACGGAGGTGTCGATGGGACTGTGGTGCTCAAAAGTCCCGGCGTCTGACTCCACCTCTCTCTTTCCGATGTACATCGGGTAGCGGCGGCCGAGCTGGCTCTTGAATTTCGCCAGGGCTACCTCGTACTTTGGATTGATGCTTTCGTCAGCGAAGAGCGTTACGTATGTTATTTTTTGAGGGGACTTCTTTGCCATAAATGGCGCGCCTCCGTCAGTTCTACTTAATGTTTCGCGAGGCTCGGTAGCTTGGCTGGCTCCTGTCTCACGAACGCTTCGCCAGCCGCGGATGAGAACTCCTTGGCGACAGCGCTTCTCACTGCCGCAAATTCCAGCCGCCTCCCGAGAAGCATCTCCATCGAGGTCATCGTCGAAGGGTCGAGCCCGCACGGCCTGATCAGGTTGAAGTACGACATGTCGGTGTTGACGTTAAGCGCGAAACCGTGGTAGGTCACCCAGTTCGTGACGGCCACGCCGATTGAGGCGAGCTTCCTGCCTGCGACCCAGACGCCTGGATGGCCTTCCTCAAGCCCAGCTTCGATGCCGAACCTCCCCACTGAAGCGATTAGCGCCTTCTCAATGACCTTCACGTGCCTCCTCACATCGTGGTCGTGAAGCTTCACGATTGGGTAGCCGACGAGCTGCCCCGGACCGTGATAGGTCGCGTCGCCGCCTCGCTCGACCGTGAAAACTGGTACGCCCTGGGGGTTCAGGTTGGCCGGGCTGGTCTTCCTTCCCAGCGTGACGACATGCGGGTGTTCGAGAAGAATCAGCGTGTCTGGGACCTCGTCTCTCGCCCTCCGCTCCACAAGGACCTTCTGCAGTTCCCAGGCCTTGCCGTACTCTACGGTGCCGAGGTCCAGAAGCGAGGCCGTCATGTTCTCAGCTGGTGGATTGGACGGCCTGCGGCCGACTCGGCAGCCTCCATGATCGCCTCCGGCAGAGTGGGGTGTGGGTGCATTGTGAGCGCTATGTCCTCGACCGTGGCACCCATCTCTATCGCGAGTGCAGCCTCGCTTATCAGGTTCGAAGCCTCCGGCCCGACTATCTGCACCCCTAGGACCAAGCCGCTCTTCGTCTCCGACACGACCTTCACGAACCCCTCCGCCTCTCCCGTCGAGAGGGCCCTTCCGAGGGCAGAGAACTGGAACCTGGTCTTCTTGACCTCGTGGCCTGCGGCTAAGGCCTTCGCCTCGGTGAGCCCCACACTGGCTACCTCGGGGTCGCAGAAGACAGCGTCTGGAATGACCGTCCATTCGGCTGCCGTGGGCAAGCCGGCGGCAGATTCAGCGGCGACGATTCCCTCCTTTGACGCCTTGTGTGCGAGCAGGGG
This sequence is a window from Nitrososphaerales archaeon. Protein-coding genes within it:
- the lipB gene encoding lipoyl(octanoyl) transferase LipB, whose protein sequence is MTASLLDLGTVEYGKAWELQKVLVERRARDEVPDTLILLEHPHVVTLGRKTSPANLNPQGVPVFTVERGGDATYHGPGQLVGYPIVKLHDHDVRRHVKVIEKALIASVGRFGIEAGLEEGHPGVWVAGRKLASIGVAVTNWVTYHGFALNVNTDMSYFNLIRPCGLDPSTMTSMEMLLGRRLEFAAVRSAVAKEFSSAAGEAFVRQEPAKLPSLAKH